A genomic window from Herbiconiux aconitum includes:
- a CDS encoding FadR/GntR family transcriptional regulator, which produces MAVTDEAILKIKDMILRGELAPGDRLPPEKELSERLGLSRSSMREAVKALEVIRVLDVRRGDGTYVTSLEPRLLLEAMSFVVDLHDDDSILDLFAVRRILEPAAASLAAGRMDGERIELLRRQIAGIDGSDSVEDLVAHDLEFHAAIVDAAGNSYLSTLIESLSGHTIRARVWRGLTQDNAVARTLSEHAAIVDALEIGDAKLAEALMIAHISGVERWLRQWSVRVPADD; this is translated from the coding sequence ATGGCCGTGACCGACGAAGCGATCCTCAAGATCAAGGACATGATCCTGCGCGGCGAGCTCGCGCCCGGCGATCGCCTGCCGCCGGAGAAGGAACTCAGCGAGCGCCTCGGCCTCTCCCGGAGCTCCATGCGCGAGGCCGTGAAGGCGCTCGAGGTGATCCGGGTGCTCGACGTGCGGCGCGGCGACGGCACCTACGTCACGAGCCTCGAACCCCGGCTCCTCCTGGAGGCGATGAGCTTCGTGGTCGACCTGCACGACGACGACTCGATCCTCGACCTCTTCGCCGTGCGACGCATCCTGGAGCCCGCGGCCGCGAGTCTGGCCGCCGGACGGATGGATGGCGAGCGGATCGAGCTCCTTCGCCGTCAGATCGCGGGAATCGACGGGTCGGACAGTGTCGAAGACCTCGTCGCGCACGATCTCGAGTTCCACGCGGCGATCGTCGATGCGGCCGGCAACTCCTACCTCTCGACCCTCATCGAGTCGCTCTCCGGCCACACCATCCGGGCCCGCGTCTGGCGGGGTCTCACGCAGGACAACGCGGTGGCGCGCACGCTCTCCGAGCACGCGGCGATCGTCGACGCTCTCGAGATCGGCGACGCGAAGCTGGCCGAGGCCCTCATGATCGCGCACATCTCCGGGGTCGAGCGGTGGCTGCGGCAGTGGAGCGTCCGCGTTCCGGCCGACGACTGA
- a CDS encoding polysaccharide deacetylase family protein — MQRGTTTPTRARWRPFATLLAVSALVVAVAVPTAAAAAQAPAAAPAAAKPQTVISLTFDDGNANQQAAATAMNALKMKGTFYITSGFVGGAGYFSRAQLDTLKAQGHEIGGHSVNHPDLAVLPADEVARQICNDRSTLMSWGYTVKSFAYPFASSIPSNETAAKNCGYNSARMLGDLQSRFGCTGCGYAEKIPPAKPFYLKALDQVENTWTLADLKASVTNAEKTGGWVPFTFHNICASGCEMNVTPTVFTQFVQWLAPRATTNNTVVKTVDQVIGGTLKAAKSGPVTAPAGPGVNAVVNPSMETPGSFGLPSCWMTGGYGNNTPTVTWTSPGRTGTVAGYTSIANYVDGDAKLLPTFDLGACTPTVVPGHTYSMRGFYTSTTVTQFAIYLRTSSGVWQYWTSSPWFPSSLTFTEAVYTTPAVPAGFTGMSFALNVFSNGTLVTDDYALYDSVGAPAPSIAPAPAPSVAPKVEGPVEVHMNPAPDPATTEAPPAETAPASPAPSEPPATTPASPAPVSPTPTPPAGASGGSQ; from the coding sequence GTGCAACGAGGCACCACCACACCCACTCGAGCGCGTTGGCGCCCGTTCGCGACCCTCCTCGCCGTGTCGGCCCTGGTCGTCGCTGTCGCCGTTCCCACGGCGGCCGCGGCGGCCCAGGCGCCGGCCGCGGCCCCCGCTGCTGCGAAACCGCAGACGGTGATCAGTCTCACCTTCGACGACGGCAACGCGAATCAGCAAGCCGCCGCGACGGCGATGAACGCCCTCAAGATGAAGGGCACGTTCTACATCACCTCCGGTTTCGTCGGAGGGGCCGGCTACTTCAGCCGAGCCCAACTCGACACCCTGAAGGCCCAGGGCCACGAGATCGGCGGCCACTCGGTCAACCACCCCGACCTCGCCGTGCTGCCCGCCGACGAGGTGGCCCGCCAGATCTGCAACGACCGCAGCACGCTGATGAGTTGGGGCTACACGGTCAAGAGCTTCGCGTATCCCTTCGCCTCCAGCATCCCGTCGAACGAGACGGCTGCGAAGAACTGCGGCTACAACAGCGCACGGATGCTCGGCGACCTGCAGAGCCGCTTCGGCTGCACCGGCTGCGGCTACGCCGAGAAGATTCCGCCGGCCAAGCCGTTCTACCTGAAGGCGCTCGACCAGGTGGAGAACACCTGGACCCTCGCCGACCTCAAGGCCTCGGTCACCAACGCCGAGAAGACCGGCGGCTGGGTGCCGTTCACCTTCCACAACATCTGCGCCAGCGGATGCGAGATGAACGTCACCCCGACCGTGTTCACCCAGTTCGTGCAGTGGCTCGCGCCCCGTGCCACCACGAACAACACGGTGGTCAAAACGGTCGACCAGGTCATCGGGGGCACGCTGAAGGCCGCGAAATCCGGCCCCGTCACCGCACCCGCCGGCCCCGGCGTCAACGCGGTCGTGAACCCGAGCATGGAGACACCGGGCTCGTTCGGCCTGCCGAGCTGCTGGATGACGGGCGGCTACGGCAACAACACGCCGACCGTCACCTGGACGTCGCCCGGCCGCACCGGAACCGTCGCGGGATACACCTCGATCGCCAACTACGTCGACGGCGATGCGAAACTCCTGCCCACCTTCGATCTCGGGGCCTGCACACCCACGGTGGTGCCCGGCCACACCTACTCGATGAGGGGCTTCTACACGTCGACGACGGTCACCCAGTTCGCCATCTACCTGCGCACCAGCTCGGGTGTCTGGCAGTACTGGACCTCCAGCCCGTGGTTCCCGTCGAGCCTGACCTTCACCGAGGCGGTCTACACGACCCCCGCTGTGCCGGCCGGATTCACCGGGATGAGCTTCGCACTCAACGTGTTCAGCAACGGCACGCTGGTCACCGACGACTACGCCCTCTACGACAGCGTCGGAGCCCCGGCACCGTCGATCGCTCCCGCACCGGCCCCCTCGGTGGCGCCGAAGGTCGAAGGCCCGGTCGAGGTGCACATGAACCCGGCTCCCGATCCGGCGACCACCGAGGCCCCACCGGCCGAGACGGCCCCGGCAAGCCCCGCGCCGAGTGAGCCGCCGGCCACGACTCCGGCCAGCCCCGCCCCCGTCAGCCCGACACCGACTCCCCCGGCCGGTGCGAGCGGTGGAAGCCAATGA
- the glmS gene encoding glutamine--fructose-6-phosphate transaminase (isomerizing), with translation MCGIVACRMDEAAGPFLIDALKLLEYRGYDSAGVAIRTLDGTMASSRTTNRVETLERQLDEWAGPALSGTGIGHTRWATHGAVTESNAHPHADCRQRVSIVHNGIIENSDALRRQLEQTGHLFASEVDSEVVSHLIEEELLITGDLRSAVTAATLRLHGSWAIVALDAETGRMVAAAHRSPLLVARSARGVFAASDINAIAEFVDEFQAMTDGDVVELGEEFVWTRSGAHSAAPAYATSNWSGVTHGLAGHTDYMSKEIAEQPETAARIIDRLAPMIADGSLWSGLNLPPFERVAVLGCGTSLNAGRVIANAFGALGDVPNSSLIASEASSAIMDPRTLVIALSQSGETADVLRAIDDLDLGTSSLMALTNSEHSTLARRADSMLNCNAGPEIGVAATKTFVAQVITGVAMALSALAATRRIDRDYARRQTDDLRRIPDLLAHAIAASQKAIPPLIEEIRDAQGFLFLGRGAGVVYAAEGALKLKELSYRWAEHYPAGELKHGPLALVEAGTPVVVIDSGDRRIESNISEVEARGGRIIRIGGAGSTIPALGLSLGTAMPGGIDRWGPLESVVPLQILARDLALALGRDVDKPRNLAKSVTVE, from the coding sequence ATGTGCGGCATCGTCGCGTGCCGGATGGATGAGGCCGCAGGCCCCTTCCTGATCGACGCGCTGAAACTGCTGGAGTACCGCGGCTACGACTCCGCCGGGGTCGCCATCCGCACGCTCGACGGCACCATGGCGTCGTCTCGCACCACCAACCGGGTCGAGACGCTCGAACGTCAGCTCGACGAGTGGGCCGGCCCCGCGCTCTCCGGCACGGGCATCGGTCACACCCGCTGGGCGACGCACGGCGCCGTCACCGAGTCGAACGCGCATCCGCACGCCGACTGCCGTCAGCGCGTCAGCATCGTGCACAACGGCATCATCGAGAACTCGGATGCCCTGCGCCGCCAGCTCGAGCAGACCGGGCACCTGTTCGCCTCCGAGGTCGACAGCGAGGTGGTGAGCCACCTGATCGAGGAGGAGCTGCTGATCACGGGCGACCTCCGCTCCGCGGTCACCGCCGCCACCCTGCGGCTGCACGGCTCCTGGGCGATCGTCGCCCTCGACGCCGAGACCGGCCGGATGGTGGCTGCGGCGCACCGCTCGCCCCTGCTCGTGGCGCGATCGGCCCGAGGCGTCTTCGCCGCCAGCGACATCAACGCCATCGCCGAGTTCGTCGACGAGTTCCAGGCGATGACCGACGGCGACGTGGTGGAGCTCGGCGAGGAGTTCGTCTGGACCAGGAGCGGGGCGCACTCCGCGGCCCCCGCCTATGCGACGTCCAACTGGTCGGGCGTGACGCACGGCCTCGCCGGGCACACCGACTACATGAGCAAGGAGATCGCCGAGCAGCCCGAGACCGCGGCGCGCATCATCGACCGCCTCGCTCCGATGATCGCCGACGGGTCGCTGTGGTCGGGTCTCAACCTCCCGCCCTTCGAACGCGTGGCCGTGCTCGGCTGCGGCACTTCGCTGAACGCCGGGCGGGTCATCGCCAACGCGTTCGGCGCGCTCGGCGACGTGCCCAACAGCTCGCTGATCGCGAGTGAGGCGTCGTCGGCGATCATGGATCCGCGAACCCTCGTCATCGCCCTCAGTCAGTCCGGCGAGACCGCCGACGTGCTGCGGGCGATCGACGACCTCGATCTCGGCACCTCGTCGCTCATGGCGCTCACCAACAGTGAGCACTCCACGCTCGCGCGGCGCGCCGACTCCATGCTCAACTGCAACGCGGGCCCGGAGATCGGCGTCGCCGCCACCAAGACCTTCGTCGCCCAGGTGATCACCGGGGTGGCGATGGCGCTGTCGGCCCTCGCGGCGACACGGAGGATCGATCGGGACTACGCCCGGCGTCAGACCGACGACCTCCGGCGCATCCCGGACCTCCTCGCTCATGCAATCGCGGCATCGCAGAAAGCGATCCCGCCGCTCATCGAGGAGATCCGGGATGCCCAGGGCTTCCTCTTCCTCGGCCGCGGCGCGGGCGTGGTCTACGCCGCCGAGGGCGCGCTGAAGCTCAAGGAGCTGAGCTACCGCTGGGCCGAGCACTACCCGGCCGGCGAGCTGAAGCACGGTCCGCTGGCGCTCGTCGAGGCGGGCACCCCGGTCGTCGTGATCGACTCCGGCGACCGCCGCATCGAGAGCAACATCTCCGAGGTCGAAGCCCGCGGGGGCCGCATCATCCGCATCGGCGGCGCCGGCAGCACCATCCCCGCACTCGGCCTGAGCCTGGGCACAGCGATGCCCGGTGGCATCGACCGCTGGGGGCCGCTGGAGTCCGTCGTGCCCCTGCAGATCCTCGCTCGCGACCTGGCGCTCGCGCTCGGCCGCGACGTGGACAAGCCCCGCAACCTGGCCAAATCAGTCACCGTGGAATAG
- a CDS encoding NAD-dependent epimerase/dehydratase family protein codes for MRTVITGGAGFIGSHLVEYLLELGDEVVVLDDMSTGAPRNLIDSLVNPRLSIVHGSVLDRDAVMATVRGADRVFHLAAAVGVKLIVEQPLTSLRTNIHGTENVLDACVEHGATLLLVSTSEIYGKNTADKLHEDSDRILGSPLKSRWTYAAAKGIDEAFAHAYWTEYGLDVAIVRLFNTVGPRQTGRYGMVVPNLVGQALRGEPLTVYGDGNQTRCFSYVGDIVPALVRIVEEPTAYGNAFNLGGAEEVSIIDLARRIIDVTGSKSSVTFVSYSDAYAAGFEDMRRRVPDNSRAYGLVGFVPATPLDEIIRRVAEEMLTSRSLEHEAISSPHVALDTWGS; via the coding sequence ATGCGCACAGTAATCACCGGCGGAGCCGGCTTCATCGGCAGCCATTTGGTGGAATACCTCCTCGAACTGGGAGACGAGGTCGTCGTTCTCGACGACATGTCGACCGGGGCGCCCCGCAATCTGATCGACTCACTCGTCAACCCCCGGCTCTCGATCGTGCACGGTTCCGTGCTCGATCGGGATGCAGTGATGGCGACAGTGCGCGGGGCCGACCGGGTCTTCCACCTGGCCGCTGCGGTGGGCGTCAAGCTCATCGTGGAGCAGCCGCTCACGAGCCTCCGCACCAACATCCACGGCACCGAAAACGTGCTCGACGCCTGCGTGGAGCACGGTGCGACCCTGCTGCTCGTGTCGACCAGCGAGATCTACGGCAAGAACACGGCCGACAAGCTGCACGAGGACTCCGACCGCATCCTCGGCTCGCCGCTGAAGTCGCGCTGGACCTACGCGGCTGCCAAGGGCATCGACGAGGCCTTCGCCCACGCCTACTGGACCGAGTACGGACTCGACGTCGCCATCGTGCGGCTGTTCAACACCGTCGGCCCGCGGCAGACCGGCCGCTACGGCATGGTCGTGCCGAACCTCGTCGGCCAGGCCTTGCGCGGTGAGCCTCTCACGGTCTACGGAGACGGCAACCAGACGCGCTGCTTCTCCTACGTCGGCGACATCGTGCCGGCCCTGGTGCGCATCGTCGAAGAACCGACCGCCTACGGCAACGCGTTCAACCTCGGTGGCGCCGAAGAGGTCTCGATCATCGACCTCGCCCGCCGCATCATCGACGTCACCGGCTCGAAGAGCAGCGTCACCTTCGTCTCCTACAGCGACGCCTACGCCGCCGGATTCGAAGACATGCGCCGCCGGGTGCCGGACAACAGCCGTGCCTACGGCCTCGTCGGCTTCGTTCCGGCCACGCCGCTCGACGAGATCATCCGCCGTGTCGCCGAGGAGATGCTCACCTCCCGGTCGCTCGAACACGAGGCGATCAGCTCCCCGCACGTCGCGCTCGACACCTGGGGCTCCTGA
- a CDS encoding nucleotide sugar dehydrogenase: MTTFDSITRPQRTEEAESWDAPVQPAAAATGFEFDVAIVGLGYVGLPTALAYHGSNSRVLALDVSERRIDVIRSKQADLLEVDHARLSVALDHPGFVLSTNPDDLSRAAAVIVCVPTPVDEHLIPDLSILKGATAMVVDHAVAGQVLMLTSTSYVGCTDDLLVKPLVERGFTIGSDVFVAFSAERIDPGNASFDHDEVPRVVGGATAECEEEATKLLLRYVTNVHRVRSLAAAEMTKLLENTFRAVNIALANEFADICRSLDLNPADVVDAAATKPYGFMPFLAGPGVGGHCIPCDPHYLLWQLRKQRVAAPMITQAMVEIAARPNRVVDRVQEVLSNAGSGITDTRVLVIGISYKPDVADLRESPALEILDGLIERGATVAFVDGHFDGVTLPSGTHLTAVTDPSAFGAELVLLHTRHSDADLTWIEPHQLVLDTTYRGVDVPQRVIL; encoded by the coding sequence GTGACCACGTTCGACAGCATCACCCGCCCGCAGCGAACCGAGGAAGCCGAAAGCTGGGACGCACCGGTTCAGCCGGCCGCCGCAGCCACCGGATTCGAATTCGACGTCGCCATCGTCGGACTCGGCTACGTTGGGCTGCCGACCGCGCTCGCCTACCACGGCTCCAACAGCCGGGTGCTCGCACTCGACGTCTCCGAACGCCGGATCGACGTCATCCGCTCAAAGCAGGCCGACCTGCTGGAGGTCGACCACGCCCGCCTGTCGGTCGCCCTCGACCACCCCGGCTTCGTGCTCAGCACGAACCCGGACGACCTCAGCCGCGCCGCAGCCGTCATCGTCTGCGTGCCCACTCCGGTCGACGAGCACCTCATTCCCGACCTGTCGATCCTGAAGGGCGCCACCGCCATGGTGGTCGACCACGCCGTGGCCGGCCAGGTGCTGATGCTCACCTCCACCTCCTACGTCGGCTGCACCGACGACCTGCTGGTGAAGCCGCTGGTCGAACGGGGCTTCACCATCGGCTCCGACGTCTTCGTCGCCTTCAGCGCCGAGCGCATCGACCCGGGCAACGCGTCCTTCGACCACGACGAGGTTCCTCGCGTGGTCGGCGGAGCAACCGCGGAGTGCGAAGAGGAGGCGACCAAGCTCCTGCTCCGCTACGTCACCAACGTGCACCGCGTTCGCTCGCTCGCGGCGGCCGAGATGACCAAGCTCTTGGAGAACACGTTTCGCGCTGTCAACATCGCCCTCGCCAACGAATTCGCCGACATCTGCCGATCTCTCGACCTGAACCCGGCCGACGTGGTCGACGCGGCAGCCACCAAGCCCTACGGGTTCATGCCGTTCCTGGCAGGCCCGGGCGTCGGCGGCCACTGCATCCCGTGCGACCCGCACTACCTGCTCTGGCAGCTGCGCAAGCAGCGCGTCGCGGCCCCGATGATCACGCAGGCCATGGTGGAGATCGCCGCCCGGCCGAACCGCGTGGTCGACCGGGTGCAGGAGGTGCTCTCGAACGCCGGCTCCGGCATCACTGACACCCGTGTGCTGGTCATCGGCATCTCCTACAAGCCGGATGTCGCCGACCTGCGCGAATCGCCGGCCCTCGAGATCCTCGACGGCCTGATCGAACGCGGCGCCACGGTCGCCTTCGTCGACGGCCACTTCGACGGCGTCACCTTGCCGAGCGGAACCCACCTCACCGCCGTCACCGACCCGAGCGCCTTCGGAGCCGAACTGGTGCTGCTGCACACGCGGCACTCCGACGCCGACCTCACCTGGATCGAGCCGCACCAGCTCGTTCTCGACACCACCTACCGCGGGGTCGACGTGCCCCAGCGCGTGATCCTGTAA
- a CDS encoding glycosyltransferase yields the protein MISFLIVLVLVLGVNTILWTTVGGMRVVAARMRRKDTVPVRLRAGGPAREEVAILIAAHNEEVVIGNTIASLAEFGHDINVFVVSDGSTDDTAVIARAHGATVLELSPNRGKAGALVEAIKQFGIAERFEVLLLLDADTHLTADYFESGLGEFADPSVVAVAGRASTLFVPRSPTFFGRLLVAYRERVYIAMQYLFKFGQAARYVNAVPIVPGFASMYRTRILADIDIAAQGLKIEDYNMTFEVHAKRLGRIAFHPNAAIALTQDPDTLFDYVKQVQRWNLGFWQTVGRHRFRLRTFWLALTLFIAELVLASVVLILLIPAVLISTGAATLDDLGLDPSGYADDISGILPPLALVLGVVIPDYLLSVLAAVVSKRPIYLAYGFFFPFFRIVDALLCMVALFEAVFSRSTGSWKSPSRRPVRTEGGAHATEAPALS from the coding sequence ATGATCTCGTTCCTGATCGTTCTCGTGCTGGTGCTCGGGGTGAACACGATCCTGTGGACCACCGTGGGCGGGATGCGCGTCGTCGCCGCCCGCATGCGCCGCAAGGACACCGTGCCCGTTCGGCTCCGAGCCGGCGGGCCGGCGCGGGAGGAGGTGGCCATCCTGATCGCCGCGCACAACGAAGAGGTGGTGATCGGCAACACCATCGCCTCGCTCGCGGAGTTCGGTCACGACATCAACGTCTTCGTGGTCTCCGACGGATCGACCGACGACACCGCGGTCATCGCCCGCGCGCACGGCGCCACCGTTCTCGAGCTCAGCCCCAACCGTGGCAAGGCCGGCGCGCTCGTCGAGGCCATCAAGCAGTTCGGCATCGCCGAGCGGTTCGAGGTGCTGCTGCTGCTCGACGCCGACACCCACCTCACCGCCGACTACTTCGAGAGCGGTCTCGGCGAGTTCGCCGACCCCTCCGTCGTTGCCGTCGCGGGGCGCGCCTCCACACTCTTCGTGCCGCGCTCACCCACCTTCTTCGGCCGTCTCCTCGTGGCCTACCGCGAGCGGGTCTACATCGCGATGCAATACCTCTTCAAGTTCGGGCAGGCCGCTCGCTACGTCAACGCGGTGCCGATCGTGCCGGGGTTCGCCAGCATGTACCGCACGCGCATCCTGGCCGACATCGACATCGCCGCTCAGGGCCTGAAGATCGAGGACTACAACATGACCTTCGAGGTGCACGCCAAGCGCCTCGGCCGGATCGCCTTCCACCCGAATGCGGCGATCGCGCTCACCCAGGACCCCGACACCCTATTCGACTACGTCAAGCAGGTGCAGCGCTGGAACCTCGGGTTCTGGCAGACCGTCGGCCGCCACCGCTTCCGGCTCCGCACTTTCTGGCTGGCGCTGACCCTTTTCATCGCCGAGCTCGTGCTGGCAAGTGTCGTGCTCATCCTGCTGATCCCCGCCGTGCTCATCTCCACCGGGGCGGCGACGCTCGACGACCTGGGACTCGACCCCTCCGGCTATGCCGACGACATCTCGGGCATCCTGCCGCCGCTCGCCCTCGTGCTCGGCGTGGTGATTCCCGACTACCTGCTCAGCGTGCTGGCCGCCGTGGTGTCGAAGCGCCCGATCTACCTCGCCTACGGCTTCTTCTTCCCGTTCTTCCGGATCGTCGACGCCCTGCTCTGCATGGTCGCGCTCTTCGAAGCGGTGTTCAGCCGTTCGACCGGCAGCTGGAAGAGCCCGTCGCGGCGGCCCGTGCGCACCGAGGGTGGCGCGCACGCCACTGAGGCGCCCGCGCTCAGTTGA
- a CDS encoding helix-turn-helix transcriptional regulator, producing the protein MEFIAHRDELDFVAHIATAPAESAVVFVGEPGIGKSNLLEAARRESSIQAVLLHANPAEAAWPLSGFSRVFASIDDSRAVEFGGRFTLRSTEPQFMFAAARDLLSLLRGLSLPPLLVLIDDIDKMDLESQTLLGFMAGRLAGTGLRFVASAERLAEDSPLAGFQQREVHRLSIDESVELALSDLGPGTDPGTLQIIAHQADGNPLVMMEAARSLSHEQTLGREPLVLPCRPSETIKNTAAYRLAGIAEPQWRMLETIALAPVSHITALTRTSTDDIDALEDILYSGLALAHGQYVHLVEPLLRSYLYWDMKPRERREQHARLVELNEGVDDRLQVWHSSFATPDAALTDDLLVAATRFANDGDINSAVELAERALLIAIDLEDHHALLFRFASALSSHAELDLAERYLLHVRFDQNSSALNMRLAGDRIAIEFEKSQMVPTGDVEAAVSLYGDDDPSGAVHLLSQASVLHAVRWEVDEARRSCLLAEKFTSRANPRALAAHKEALGVVDATDNVPGNEPPTARISSESLQALSPQSLVTFAATLTYRERYAQARRVYAVLFSKPEADPLATDWAHTLACTNELRAGDFHRARLAIEDWLAISLPVTSRRSVRSLMLAWYAFSKERFDESKAHGEECLELASAERNPSVLARLFTHRGQVALLEKNYDEAVRVLLLADATAAQIENPSLLRHVADLVEACVATGRMREAEAVLRRMIEQQKLRPTKWLDLAIARSRALVAPDDVSPTLFREAAAGYDGTVYSYDHGRTLIAQAERLGRLGHAQAAEHAATAATAAFEQAGATLWARRFVVQAETPPAVPASAVLALLTPEEREVAEMVRKGFRNREIAAELYISLRTVELRLTHIYRKVGARSRSHLASLLN; encoded by the coding sequence ATGGAGTTCATCGCACATCGGGATGAGCTCGACTTCGTCGCGCATATCGCAACGGCCCCCGCAGAGAGTGCGGTGGTGTTCGTCGGCGAGCCGGGCATCGGCAAGTCCAACCTGCTCGAAGCCGCCCGCCGGGAATCGTCCATCCAGGCGGTGCTGCTGCACGCGAATCCGGCCGAGGCGGCCTGGCCCCTGTCCGGCTTCTCCCGGGTCTTCGCGTCGATCGACGACTCCCGCGCCGTGGAGTTCGGCGGCCGCTTCACGCTCCGCTCCACCGAGCCGCAGTTCATGTTCGCCGCCGCGCGCGACCTGCTGTCACTGCTCCGTGGGCTGAGCCTGCCACCGCTGCTCGTGTTGATCGACGACATCGACAAGATGGATCTCGAGAGCCAGACGCTGCTGGGCTTCATGGCGGGGCGGCTGGCCGGCACCGGCCTGCGGTTCGTGGCGAGCGCCGAGCGCCTCGCCGAGGACAGCCCGCTGGCCGGCTTCCAGCAGCGCGAAGTGCACCGCTTGAGCATCGACGAGTCGGTCGAATTGGCCTTGTCCGATCTGGGGCCCGGTACCGATCCGGGAACCTTGCAGATCATCGCGCACCAGGCCGACGGCAATCCGCTGGTGATGATGGAGGCGGCCCGCTCGCTCAGCCATGAGCAGACCCTCGGCCGGGAGCCGCTCGTGCTGCCCTGCCGGCCGAGCGAGACCATCAAGAACACGGCGGCCTACCGCCTGGCCGGCATCGCCGAGCCGCAGTGGCGGATGCTCGAGACCATCGCCTTGGCTCCGGTGAGCCACATCACGGCGCTCACCCGCACCAGCACCGACGACATCGATGCGCTGGAAGACATCCTGTACTCCGGTCTCGCCCTCGCCCACGGGCAGTACGTGCACCTGGTCGAACCGCTCCTGCGCTCCTACCTCTACTGGGACATGAAGCCGCGGGAACGCCGGGAGCAGCACGCCCGGCTCGTCGAACTCAACGAGGGCGTCGACGACCGCCTGCAGGTGTGGCACTCCAGCTTCGCGACTCCGGACGCCGCGCTCACCGACGATCTGCTGGTGGCGGCGACGCGCTTCGCCAACGACGGCGACATCAACTCCGCGGTCGAGCTCGCCGAGCGCGCCCTGCTCATCGCGATCGACCTCGAAGATCACCACGCCCTGCTCTTCCGCTTCGCGTCGGCGCTCAGCAGCCACGCCGAACTGGATCTCGCCGAGCGCTACCTTCTGCACGTGCGCTTCGACCAGAACTCGTCCGCGCTCAACATGCGGTTGGCCGGCGATCGCATCGCGATCGAGTTCGAGAAGTCGCAGATGGTGCCGACCGGTGACGTCGAGGCGGCGGTGAGTCTCTACGGCGACGACGATCCGTCGGGCGCCGTGCACCTGCTCTCCCAGGCCTCGGTGCTGCACGCCGTGCGGTGGGAGGTCGACGAGGCGCGGCGCAGCTGCCTCCTGGCCGAGAAGTTCACCTCTCGGGCGAACCCGCGGGCGCTCGCGGCGCACAAGGAGGCGCTCGGCGTGGTCGACGCCACCGACAACGTGCCGGGCAATGAGCCGCCGACGGCCCGGATCAGTTCCGAATCGTTGCAGGCGCTCTCCCCCCAGTCGCTGGTGACCTTCGCCGCCACCCTGACTTACCGCGAGCGCTACGCCCAGGCGCGTCGCGTCTACGCGGTGCTGTTCAGCAAGCCCGAGGCCGATCCGCTCGCCACCGACTGGGCGCACACGCTCGCCTGCACCAACGAGCTGCGGGCGGGCGACTTCCATCGCGCACGCCTGGCCATCGAGGACTGGCTCGCGATCTCGCTTCCGGTCACCAGCCGTCGATCGGTGCGATCGCTGATGCTGGCTTGGTACGCCTTCTCGAAGGAGCGCTTCGACGAATCGAAGGCTCACGGCGAGGAATGCCTCGAACTGGCTTCGGCCGAGCGCAATCCCTCGGTGTTGGCGCGCCTGTTCACGCACCGCGGCCAGGTCGCCCTGCTCGAGAAGAACTACGACGAAGCGGTGCGCGTGCTGCTGCTGGCGGATGCCACGGCCGCCCAGATCGAGAATCCGTCGCTGCTGCGGCACGTCGCCGATCTGGTGGAAGCCTGCGTCGCGACCGGACGGATGCGTGAGGCCGAAGCCGTGCTCCGCCGCATGATCGAGCAGCAGAAGCTCCGGCCCACCAAGTGGCTCGACCTCGCGATCGCGCGCTCCCGCGCCCTGGTGGCGCCCGACGACGTCTCGCCGACCCTCTTCCGCGAGGCGGCGGCGGGCTACGACGGCACCGTCTACAGCTACGACCACGGGCGCACTCTGATCGCCCAGGCCGAGCGCCTCGGCCGGCTCGGCCATGCCCAGGCTGCCGAGCACGCGGCGACGGCGGCCACCGCCGCCTTCGAGCAGGCGGGCGCGACGCTCTGGGCCCGCCGCTTCGTGGTGCAGGCCGAGACCCCGCCCGCCGTGCCGGCGAGCGCCGTGCTGGCCCTTCTGACGCCCGAGGAGCGCGAAGTGGCGGAGATGGTGCGCAAGGGCTTCCGAAACCGGGAGATCGCCGCTGAGCTCTACATCTCGCTGCGCACCGTGGAGCTGCGGCTGACGCACATCTACCGCAAGGTGGGCGCGCGATCGCGATCGCACCTTGCGTCGCTTCTCAACTGA